One genomic segment of Pseudobdellovibrionaceae bacterium includes these proteins:
- a CDS encoding Mrp/NBP35 family ATP-binding protein, translating to MTQASPFDQQRPIPNVKHIIAVSSGKGGVGKSTVAVNLALALAKKSKVGLLDADIYGPSVPRMLGAINQRPAIDDHNKLEPITRYGLRLMSMGFLIQEDNAVVWRGPMLFKAMDQMLRDVNWGELDYLIIDLPPGTGDVQLSLAQKVPLAGALSVSTPQNLALIDVKKSIDMWKRVNVKLLGAIENMAYYTAPGGERVQLFPKGEFDGYMDAQKIPKLAEIPFNPAVGMGSEAGVPVVESYPTSPEGQAFFALAEKIRTILN from the coding sequence ATGACTCAAGCTTCGCCCTTCGACCAGCAGCGCCCGATTCCTAACGTGAAACATATCATCGCGGTCAGCTCGGGTAAGGGCGGCGTGGGCAAGTCAACCGTCGCGGTCAACCTGGCCCTGGCGCTCGCGAAAAAGAGCAAAGTGGGACTGCTGGACGCCGATATCTACGGCCCTTCGGTGCCCCGGATGCTGGGTGCGATCAACCAACGCCCCGCCATCGATGATCACAACAAGCTCGAGCCCATCACCCGCTACGGCCTGCGCCTCATGAGCATGGGCTTTTTGATTCAAGAAGATAATGCCGTCGTGTGGCGCGGCCCGATGCTCTTCAAAGCGATGGACCAGATGCTTCGCGATGTGAACTGGGGCGAACTCGACTATCTGATCATTGATCTGCCGCCGGGCACCGGCGACGTGCAGCTCTCGCTCGCGCAGAAAGTGCCGTTGGCCGGCGCGCTCAGCGTTTCGACGCCGCAGAACCTGGCGCTCATCGACGTGAAAAAATCCATCGACATGTGGAAGCGCGTGAACGTGAAGCTCCTCGGCGCGATCGAAAATATGGCCTACTATACGGCCCCCGGCGGCGAGCGCGTGCAGCTCTTCCCCAAAGGCGAGTTCGACGGCTACATGGACGCGCAAAAAATCCCGAAGCTCGCCGAGATCCCGTTCAACCCCGCGGTCGGCATGGGTTCAGAAGCGGGCGTGCCCGTCGTCGAAAGCTATCCGACGTCGCCCGAAGGCCAGGCCTTCTTCGCGCTCGCCGAGAAAATCCGTACGATCTTGAATTAG
- a CDS encoding TIGR03663 family protein, whose amino-acid sequence MLFLVLLVLCVLRFQDLALKAVHHDESINGWFVTQLWRTGWYNYDPTNYHGPLQFYLFQLGELLNGFGIETLRGVTVAFSCFWLIYLWRFWTRYQWNSKWFLFVVAISPGFLFYSRSAIHEMPFLFFLTLALGGLTEILHYQQGRGWRSLVWGLAGAILLKETWAVLALALVLSAIITGLAQKDSWLWRLLRAPKAEGRIYRLRLQATLPPDLLLHIGFSVVIIVAMYTGFGAKPSGLKDLVITYLPWFKTGVHSGGHDKPFTYWFVMLWKYEKPLLFLFLSAATSFGFFWSRLSPVARFLGLGALINVLIYSLIPYKTPWCFLAVWGPMVFAYGLIKTETRWIRFSNPFRVVFGIAALIALPYQWEETRKLNFVNPTDPDHDYVYVQTDQRLKVLVDQLTGAAEKNPALYHEKIMLAGGEPWPLAWWLGRFRTQNFTSLEKSEFGPALLIVADEKDEALARAKYPESDYEIMKFPIREGREASLYFVSRALIAGLQPPSSVPTTTTVPVQEGER is encoded by the coding sequence ATGCTTTTTCTGGTTCTACTCGTGCTGTGCGTGCTCCGTTTTCAGGACTTGGCCCTGAAGGCCGTGCATCACGACGAGTCCATCAACGGTTGGTTCGTGACCCAGCTTTGGCGCACGGGCTGGTACAACTACGATCCCACGAATTACCATGGACCCCTTCAGTTCTACCTGTTCCAGCTGGGGGAGCTGCTGAACGGCTTCGGCATCGAAACTTTGCGCGGCGTGACCGTGGCGTTTTCGTGTTTTTGGCTGATCTATCTCTGGCGTTTCTGGACGCGCTACCAGTGGAACTCGAAGTGGTTTCTGTTCGTCGTCGCGATCAGTCCCGGATTTCTTTTCTATTCACGCTCGGCGATTCACGAGATGCCGTTTCTGTTTTTCCTGACGCTCGCGTTGGGGGGACTGACGGAAATCCTGCACTACCAGCAGGGCCGCGGTTGGCGCTCGCTGGTGTGGGGATTGGCGGGCGCGATCTTGCTGAAGGAAACCTGGGCGGTGCTGGCGCTCGCGCTCGTGCTTTCGGCGATCATCACGGGCTTGGCGCAGAAAGACTCTTGGTTGTGGCGGCTCTTGCGGGCGCCCAAAGCCGAAGGTCGCATCTACCGTCTGCGGTTGCAAGCGACGCTGCCCCCGGATCTGCTTTTGCACATCGGCTTTTCGGTCGTGATCATCGTCGCGATGTACACCGGGTTCGGGGCGAAACCTTCGGGCCTGAAGGATCTGGTCATCACCTACCTGCCGTGGTTCAAGACCGGCGTGCATTCGGGCGGTCACGACAAACCCTTCACGTACTGGTTCGTGATGTTGTGGAAATACGAAAAGCCGCTACTCTTCCTGTTCCTGTCGGCGGCGACGTCCTTCGGATTTTTCTGGAGCCGTCTTTCGCCCGTCGCGCGGTTTTTGGGATTGGGCGCGCTGATCAACGTCTTGATCTACTCGTTGATCCCCTACAAAACGCCTTGGTGTTTTCTGGCCGTGTGGGGACCGATGGTCTTTGCTTATGGCCTCATCAAAACCGAAACGCGCTGGATCCGGTTCTCGAATCCGTTCCGTGTGGTGTTCGGAATCGCGGCGCTGATCGCCCTTCCGTACCAGTGGGAGGAAACGCGAAAACTCAACTTCGTGAATCCCACCGATCCGGATCACGACTACGTTTACGTGCAGACCGACCAACGATTGAAAGTCCTGGTCGATCAGCTGACCGGCGCCGCCGAGAAAAACCCCGCGCTCTATCACGAGAAGATCATGCTGGCGGGCGGGGAGCCTTGGCCGCTCGCTTGGTGGTTGGGGCGTTTCCGCACGCAGAACTTCACATCGCTTGAAAAATCCGAGTTCGGTCCCGCGTTGCTGATCGTCGCCGACGAAAAAGACGAGGCGCTCGCGCGCGCGAAGTACCCTGAATCCGATTACGAGATCATGAAGTTCCCCATCCGTGAGGGCCGCGAGGCCAGTCTGTATTTCGTGAGCCGCGCGTTGATCGCGGGTTTGCAGCCGCCGAGCTCCGTGCCGACGACGACGACGGTCCCGGTTCAGGAAGGGGAGCGCTGA
- a CDS encoding paraquat-inducible protein A encodes MKNKSLSMSLAFSLTALFLYLPANLLPFMSMELYGVKNSATIWQGVVQLADGGSWFIALVVVVASIVVPLLKLAVLFVLALRSHSERERLWKTRMYRWVEALGRWSMLDIYLLAVLVAIMKLGPWTNVEPGPGALLFAMVVIFTMLASATFHTRLIWRGHV; translated from the coding sequence CTGAAGAACAAATCCCTGTCCATGAGCCTGGCGTTTTCGCTGACGGCGCTTTTTCTGTACCTGCCCGCAAACCTGCTGCCATTCATGAGCATGGAGCTTTACGGCGTGAAGAACAGCGCGACGATCTGGCAGGGCGTGGTGCAGCTCGCGGACGGCGGCTCGTGGTTCATTGCGCTCGTCGTGGTGGTCGCGTCGATCGTCGTGCCGCTGTTGAAGCTCGCGGTGCTGTTCGTTTTGGCGTTGCGTTCGCATTCCGAGCGCGAGCGTCTGTGGAAGACCCGCATGTACCGTTGGGTCGAGGCGCTGGGGCGCTGGTCGATGCTCGATATTTATCTGCTCGCGGTGCTGGTCGCGATCATGAAACTCGGTCCGTGGACGAACGTGGAGCCCGGTCCGGGCGCGCTTTTGTTCGCGATGGTCGTGATCTTCACGATGCTCGCGAGCGCCACGTTTCACACGCGTTTGATTTGGAGGGGGCATGTTTAA
- a CDS encoding TetR/AcrR family transcriptional regulator: MSLPATDGESEEKGVNPEGVGVRLARGYDNTERSARSERSRIRILETLAELLQDKPAVEVTFDQIAARAGLSVRTVFRFYKDKDSLFRSFEEEVLRRLRDERSLVMEMAAPEFAAEQYRIFERNARWVEALRRTPIRSADRAQFRREGIEILSAKIRASLPLTMSEANERQIGFIAMLAGDALWSDLRRYIGRDGGEMADVLRMNVAHLMGVLEHTPFPT, encoded by the coding sequence ATGAGTCTTCCCGCAACGGATGGTGAATCGGAAGAGAAGGGCGTGAACCCAGAAGGCGTCGGCGTCCGTTTGGCGCGTGGCTACGATAATACCGAGCGGAGTGCCCGTTCGGAGCGCAGTCGCATCCGCATCCTGGAGACGCTCGCGGAGCTCCTCCAGGACAAACCGGCGGTGGAGGTCACCTTCGATCAGATCGCCGCGCGGGCGGGCCTGTCCGTGCGCACCGTTTTCCGTTTCTATAAGGACAAAGACAGTCTTTTCCGCTCCTTCGAAGAGGAAGTCCTACGCCGACTGCGGGACGAGCGTTCGCTCGTGATGGAGATGGCGGCCCCCGAGTTCGCGGCCGAGCAGTACCGCATTTTCGAGCGTAACGCGCGCTGGGTCGAAGCCCTGCGCCGCACGCCCATTCGCAGTGCGGACCGCGCGCAGTTTCGCCGCGAGGGCATCGAGATTTTGTCCGCGAAAATTCGCGCTTCGCTCCCGCTCACGATGAGCGAAGCGAACGAACGCCAGATCGGTTTTATCGCGATGCTCGCGGGGGATGCGCTGTGGAGTGATCTACGTCGTTACATCGGACGCGACGGCGGCGAGATGGCCGATGTCCTGCGCATGAACGTCGCGCACCTTATGGGCGTTCTCGAGCACACGCCGTTTCCGACCTAA
- a CDS encoding MCE family protein: MFKFSRWKFRLSVAVWLFPVFALILTAWLALDYWRERGALVEIRFPDAANIEAQKTMIKYRGINVGRVEEVELSGDQRQVVVRARMQRSAHNLVVEGTSFQVIEPQVGLGGISGLDTLFKGVYIDLTPGPKDAPLAQKFTGRQITASPFASGFLFTLRSKYMESIGDGDPVIYRGLKIGQVISVRLDEQARFVEARIRVPKTYARLVRENTQFWFKRAVQADVGLLGASVQISSMESLMKGGVQMATPEPAGKIAAPGAKFNLLDVEPKGWREWSPNLASGQSVARAQ, encoded by the coding sequence ATGTTTAAATTCTCGAGATGGAAGTTCCGTTTGAGCGTCGCGGTCTGGTTATTCCCGGTCTTCGCGCTGATCCTGACCGCGTGGCTGGCTTTGGATTACTGGCGGGAGCGGGGCGCGCTCGTGGAGATTCGTTTCCCCGACGCCGCGAACATCGAAGCGCAAAAAACCATGATCAAATACCGCGGCATCAACGTCGGCCGCGTCGAGGAAGTGGAGCTCTCGGGCGACCAGCGTCAGGTCGTCGTGCGCGCAAGGATGCAAAGGTCCGCGCACAACCTAGTGGTGGAAGGAACGAGCTTTCAGGTGATCGAACCGCAAGTGGGGTTGGGCGGGATCAGCGGCCTCGATACGCTTTTCAAAGGCGTTTACATCGACCTCACGCCGGGGCCGAAGGACGCGCCGCTCGCGCAGAAGTTCACGGGCCGTCAGATCACGGCGTCGCCGTTCGCTTCGGGATTTCTGTTCACGCTGCGCTCGAAGTACATGGAGTCCATCGGGGACGGCGATCCGGTGATTTACCGCGGCCTCAAGATCGGTCAGGTGATCAGCGTGCGGTTGGACGAGCAGGCCCGCTTCGTCGAAGCGCGGATTCGCGTGCCGAAGACTTACGCGCGGCTCGTACGCGAGAACACGCAGTTCTGGTTCAAGCGGGCGGTGCAAGCCGACGTGGGGCTTCTGGGGGCGAGCGTGCAGATCTCGTCCATGGAGTCGCTCATGAAGGGCGGCGTGCAAATGGCGACACCCGAGCCCGCCGGAAAAATCGCGGCGCCCGGAGCGAAATTTAATTTACTGGATGTGGAGCCGAAAGGTTGGCGGGAGTGGTCGCCGAATTTGGCGAGCGGTCAGTCGGTCGCGCGAGCGCAATAA
- a CDS encoding transglycosylase SLT domain-containing protein has protein sequence MASAQMIEIKLPAPLPKSSNANLRKMKQFENEGKAAECARLGAGLYESQAVIRGWVLRTWLKCADKADRDERKITHLPAALRAYDRLNEKRPGPWSEDLRTGQIQSRLWLLENFMRGNLKLGDDHLKQVMNDLRPRESADQGRAWALLGEMSQLRHDLAGAETAYQQALKFADQPATLEKLKTVRLALNRVEPTASPTPAAGPETYSDLETRFAARFKASKEKNDQLQQLEDSLAYLKELPNGLQAKWAAQNCVDIHQTLLNRSFEGSNRERWRQLLQRAAGVMDDADPERLAEWAPILFRRGDYAGSLQLSEAIIDRFDKTKSGDQILMSAARSAQLTGQYKKAEKYYALFFERHGGSELARDAEFQWALTLIRNQDYASAVARLEKLLRSTNEEKYHLSARYWLIRSLQQLGNSRANDEIKILTDRFPSSYYGIRLKAETQNNQFLWPFASDKLKGLKGSIHLSPRQKESWDRLLVLRAHGWGAEALAETDELPTPEDPVLKVLWAQEYARAEAYPKVIKLVIEISDISQELRSVDVLQLGMPKIYEDEINAAAKGRGLNPVLVRSLIRQESAFNPRAVSRSNALGLMQLIPPTAREMADQLKLGPLVLPEDGFRTGVNVQMGSAYLSRMIRYFSGSVPLGLAAYNAGPRRMETFLEARPDLKEQLKTPSSEPLTEVWFDELPWSETSFYVKAILRNSLLYKTLDQQKIQLTGVLWGDLVGPTTP, from the coding sequence GTGGCCTCGGCGCAAATGATCGAAATCAAACTGCCGGCGCCGCTGCCGAAGTCATCGAACGCGAACCTGCGCAAAATGAAGCAATTCGAAAACGAAGGTAAGGCCGCCGAGTGCGCGCGCCTGGGCGCGGGTCTTTACGAATCCCAAGCCGTCATTCGTGGTTGGGTGCTGCGGACCTGGCTGAAGTGCGCCGACAAGGCGGACCGCGACGAGCGTAAAATCACCCACCTGCCGGCGGCGCTGCGGGCCTATGATCGCTTGAATGAAAAACGCCCCGGCCCCTGGAGCGAGGATTTGCGGACCGGCCAAATCCAATCGCGGTTATGGCTTCTGGAAAATTTCATGCGCGGCAACCTCAAACTCGGTGACGATCATCTGAAGCAGGTGATGAACGATCTACGCCCGCGTGAGTCCGCCGACCAAGGGCGTGCGTGGGCGCTGCTCGGCGAGATGTCGCAACTGCGCCACGACCTGGCGGGTGCCGAAACCGCCTACCAGCAGGCCCTGAAGTTCGCCGACCAGCCCGCGACCCTCGAAAAACTGAAAACCGTGCGGCTCGCCTTAAACCGCGTCGAACCCACCGCGAGTCCCACGCCCGCAGCGGGCCCCGAAACTTACAGCGATCTTGAGACCCGCTTCGCGGCGCGCTTCAAAGCTTCGAAAGAAAAAAACGATCAGCTCCAGCAGCTCGAGGATTCCCTCGCGTACTTGAAAGAGCTGCCGAACGGATTGCAAGCGAAGTGGGCCGCGCAGAACTGCGTGGACATTCACCAGACTTTGCTGAACCGTTCCTTCGAGGGTTCAAATCGCGAGCGCTGGCGTCAGCTGCTGCAGCGGGCGGCGGGCGTGATGGATGACGCCGATCCCGAACGTTTGGCCGAGTGGGCGCCGATCCTTTTCCGGCGCGGGGACTATGCGGGAAGCCTGCAGCTGTCCGAAGCCATCATCGACCGTTTCGACAAAACCAAGTCGGGTGATCAGATCCTGATGTCGGCGGCGCGTTCCGCCCAGCTGACGGGGCAATACAAAAAAGCCGAGAAGTATTACGCGCTCTTTTTCGAGCGTCACGGGGGCTCGGAGCTTGCGCGCGACGCCGAGTTTCAGTGGGCGCTCACGCTGATCCGCAATCAAGACTACGCGAGCGCGGTGGCGCGTTTGGAAAAACTGCTGCGCTCGACGAACGAAGAAAAATATCACCTGAGCGCGCGCTACTGGTTGATCCGGTCGTTGCAGCAATTGGGCAATTCGCGCGCGAACGACGAAATCAAAATCCTGACGGACCGATTCCCGTCGAGCTACTACGGCATCCGTCTGAAGGCGGAAACCCAGAACAATCAGTTTCTGTGGCCGTTCGCGAGCGACAAGCTGAAGGGGCTGAAGGGCTCGATCCATCTGAGCCCGCGTCAGAAAGAATCTTGGGATCGCTTACTCGTTCTGCGCGCGCACGGTTGGGGCGCGGAGGCGCTGGCCGAAACGGACGAGCTGCCGACGCCGGAAGATCCCGTACTCAAGGTTCTGTGGGCGCAAGAGTACGCGCGCGCCGAAGCTTATCCGAAAGTGATCAAACTCGTGATCGAGATCAGCGACATCTCGCAAGAACTGCGCTCCGTGGACGTACTGCAGCTCGGGATGCCGAAGATCTACGAGGACGAGATCAATGCGGCCGCGAAGGGGCGGGGACTGAATCCCGTGCTCGTCCGCTCGCTGATCCGTCAAGAGAGCGCGTTCAATCCCCGCGCGGTCAGTCGTTCGAACGCGTTGGGACTCATGCAGCTGATTCCGCCCACGGCGCGCGAGATGGCCGATCAGTTGAAGCTCGGACCGCTCGTGCTTCCCGAGGACGGCTTCCGCACCGGCGTGAACGTGCAGATGGGTTCGGCTTATCTGTCGCGCATGATCCGTTACTTCTCGGGTTCGGTGCCGCTGGGGCTCGCCGCGTACAACGCCGGCCCGCGCCGGATGGAGACCTTCCTGGAAGCGCGCCCCGACCTGAAAGAGCAGCTGAAGACCCCGAGCTCCGAACCTCTGACCGAGGTCTGGTTCGACGAGCTGCCCTGGTCCGAGACCAGTTTTTACGTGAAGGCAATTTTACGCAACAGCCTCCTCTACAAGACCTTGGATCAGCAGAAAATCCAGCTGACCGGCGTTTTGTGGGGAGATTTGGTGGGCCCGACCACGCCGTGA
- a CDS encoding glycosyltransferase — MPIFQEESRLPDGLSDLQSFLARLPLALELILVCEPGEGASVRADVGAVAAAAKSPRRLSLDETSSESTPAATPGVSTIAVKVLENARRLGRGPSVQRGLDEASGDLLIVLSADMNIPLAESFAAVQEYLRAPEDTGFVLGNRRSLKRPRHGERSALKKIFDDIEHEKAQGLDVPDPTSPFWAITRELWQKVSPQMKFRRWYYTPQLVRYLREMRAPIKSLDINSHDDPSTRFKWWHSILS, encoded by the coding sequence GTGCCTATTTTTCAGGAGGAATCCCGCCTCCCCGACGGACTTTCGGATTTGCAAAGCTTCCTGGCGCGACTGCCTTTGGCGCTCGAGCTGATCCTGGTCTGCGAGCCCGGCGAGGGCGCGAGCGTCCGCGCGGACGTGGGCGCGGTCGCCGCCGCCGCGAAGAGCCCGCGTCGCCTGTCCTTGGACGAAACCTCCAGTGAGAGCACCCCGGCGGCGACGCCGGGAGTCAGCACGATTGCCGTCAAAGTGCTGGAAAATGCGCGCCGGCTCGGGCGGGGCCCCAGCGTGCAGCGCGGACTCGACGAGGCCAGCGGAGATCTGCTGATCGTCCTCAGCGCCGATATGAACATTCCCCTGGCGGAAAGTTTCGCGGCCGTTCAAGAGTACTTACGCGCGCCCGAGGACACCGGCTTCGTGCTGGGGAATCGCCGGTCTTTGAAACGTCCACGCCACGGTGAACGTTCAGCTCTGAAGAAGATCTTCGACGATATCGAACACGAAAAGGCGCAGGGGCTCGACGTCCCGGATCCGACCTCGCCCTTCTGGGCCATCACCCGTGAACTTTGGCAAAAGGTCTCGCCGCAGATGAAATTTCGGCGCTGGTACTATACGCCGCAGCTCGTGCGCTACTTACGTGAAATGCGCGCGCCGATCAAAAGTTTGGACATCAACTCCCACGACGATCCATCCACGCGCTTCAAGTGGTGGCACTCGATTCTGTCATAG
- a CDS encoding LysM peptidoglycan-binding domain-containing protein, producing MNTNFMTKSPFARALILMLGASLFLSGCATTAKSGGGAPAPGLSQPESGSSLREVESFRMSDPEPARVADEELDEIPVEINPKVEQWIRYFQGRGRPHMERYLSRSSRYSTLMKRILRENGLPEDLIYIALIESGFNQKATSHAAAVGYWQFIRGTGKRYGMEINALVDERRDPVLSTQAAAEYYKGLYSIFGSWYLAMASYNVGENRVMREITKHKTRDFWELVRKRRLPKETMNYVPKYIAAKLIGNDPAKYGFTDIDWEKPVEFELVRIDNPVNLRVMSQKMGIDYEDFKQINPKFRGEIAPTKTNGVLELRIPLGQQQLALAAARESIVDRVEFIADAGETKTHRVRRGDSLYTIAKKYKTTVGWIREVNDLGGRRKLRIGQRIQVPDRSRRKTPDVRTIVAKRDATPAAPSAPVAANTSPVAAATPAPTSVDGARIATEKTTAAETPASLSASASVSGLVAQTAMPSDGDIPAGETSPESPEQIAQEPASSKTEIVTEKGVYYVVQPGDSLYSIAQEYDSSVSELRKMNKIKRGRVLKVGARILVPKDDRLPESPDGDATPDASAQQPAPANADEEAGDQGPDSSINKGQQAATVAVEAKSQPVVGRAMNPSATGRLAREARVSADRVSADRTPNSARKAASPDRQARTHVVRRGDNLFRIARKYNVSMKAIQTQNGLRSASELSVGRRLVIPE from the coding sequence TTGAATACGAATTTCATGACGAAGTCGCCCTTCGCTCGCGCATTGATCCTTATGCTGGGCGCCTCCTTGTTTTTGAGTGGTTGCGCGACGACCGCGAAGTCGGGCGGCGGTGCTCCCGCGCCGGGTCTCAGTCAACCCGAGTCCGGCTCCAGCTTGCGCGAGGTCGAAAGCTTCCGCATGAGCGATCCCGAACCCGCGCGCGTCGCGGACGAGGAACTCGATGAAATCCCCGTCGAGATCAACCCCAAGGTCGAACAGTGGATCCGCTACTTCCAGGGACGTGGTCGTCCGCACATGGAGCGCTATCTGTCGCGCAGCTCGCGTTACTCGACGCTGATGAAACGTATCTTGCGCGAAAACGGTCTGCCCGAAGACTTGATCTACATCGCCCTCATCGAGTCGGGCTTCAACCAAAAGGCGACCAGCCACGCGGCGGCCGTCGGTTACTGGCAGTTCATCCGCGGCACCGGCAAACGTTACGGGATGGAGATCAACGCGCTCGTCGATGAACGTCGCGATCCCGTGCTGTCGACGCAAGCGGCGGCGGAGTACTACAAGGGCTTGTATTCGATCTTCGGCAGCTGGTATCTCGCGATGGCGAGCTACAACGTCGGTGAAAACCGCGTCATGCGCGAGATCACGAAACACAAGACCCGCGATTTCTGGGAGCTCGTGCGTAAACGTCGTCTGCCGAAAGAGACGATGAACTACGTGCCCAAGTACATCGCGGCGAAATTGATCGGTAACGATCCGGCGAAGTACGGCTTCACCGACATCGACTGGGAAAAGCCCGTCGAGTTCGAACTCGTCCGCATCGACAATCCCGTTAACCTGCGCGTGATGTCGCAGAAGATGGGCATCGACTACGAAGATTTCAAACAGATCAACCCCAAGTTCCGCGGCGAGATCGCGCCCACGAAAACGAACGGCGTGCTGGAGCTGCGGATCCCGCTGGGGCAGCAGCAGTTGGCTTTGGCCGCCGCGCGCGAATCCATCGTCGATCGCGTGGAGTTCATCGCCGACGCGGGCGAAACGAAAACCCACCGCGTCCGTCGCGGCGACAGCTTGTACACCATCGCGAAGAAGTACAAAACCACCGTTGGCTGGATCCGCGAGGTCAACGACCTCGGCGGTCGTCGCAAACTGCGGATCGGTCAACGCATCCAGGTTCCGGATCGTTCGCGTCGCAAGACGCCCGACGTGCGCACCATCGTCGCCAAGCGCGATGCGACGCCCGCCGCGCCGTCGGCTCCAGTTGCCGCCAATACCTCGCCCGTAGCGGCCGCGACTCCCGCGCCGACGTCCGTCGACGGCGCGCGGATCGCGACCGAAAAGACGACGGCGGCCGAAACGCCCGCGTCGCTCTCGGCGTCGGCCTCGGTTTCAGGTTTGGTCGCGCAGACCGCGATGCCTTCCGACGGGGATATCCCCGCGGGTGAGACCTCACCCGAAAGTCCCGAGCAGATTGCGCAAGAGCCCGCGAGCTCCAAAACCGAGATCGTCACCGAAAAGGGCGTCTACTACGTCGTGCAACCGGGTGACTCGCTGTACTCCATCGCGCAAGAGTATGACTCCAGCGTGAGCGAGCTGCGCAAAATGAATAAGATCAAACGCGGTCGCGTCTTGAAGGTCGGCGCGCGCATCTTGGTGCCGAAAGACGATCGCCTTCCCGAATCGCCCGATGGTGACGCGACTCCCGATGCGAGCGCGCAGCAACCGGCGCCGGCGAACGCCGACGAAGAGGCGGGCGATCAAGGCCCGGATTCGTCGATCAACAAAGGCCAGCAGGCCGCGACCGTCGCGGTCGAAGCGAAGTCCCAACCCGTCGTCGGACGCGCGATGAATCCTTCGGCGACCGGTCGATTGGCGCGTGAGGCTCGCGTCTCCGCCGACCGCGTCTCAGCCGACCGCACCCCCAACTCCGCCCGCAAGGCGGCTTCGCCGGATCGTCAGGCGCGGACGCATGTCGTCCGTCGCGGCGACAATCTGTTCCGCATCGCGCGGAAGTACAATGTGTCGATGAAAGCGATCCAAACCCAAAACGGTCTGCGTTCCGCGAGCGAGCTCTCGGTCGGTCGCCGTTTGGTCATTCCCGAATAG